A genomic region of Chitinimonas arctica contains the following coding sequences:
- a CDS encoding Crp/Fnr family transcriptional regulator, whose product MPSESKGQNPDPRENLILAALPKKDFERLLPDLQLVDMPLGWTMSESGDHVNYLHFPISGIVSLIYVLEDGSSSEVALVGNEGLVGVSIFMGGESMPSSTEVQCAGAAYRLSRKVMKQEFSLGGKLQHLALLYTQALISQTSQTAVCNQHHSIEQRFCRWLLMSMDRLHGTEVVITQEMISNLLGVRRESITETVGQLQRDGAVEKSTRGRLSVLNRAKLEKCVCECYSVVQEEYDRLLP is encoded by the coding sequence ATGCCAAGCGAATCAAAAGGTCAAAATCCCGACCCGAGGGAAAATCTCATACTTGCAGCGCTTCCCAAGAAAGACTTCGAACGTTTGCTGCCTGATTTGCAGCTCGTCGATATGCCTTTGGGCTGGACTATGTCGGAATCGGGCGATCACGTGAATTATCTTCACTTTCCGATCTCCGGCATCGTATCGCTGATCTATGTACTGGAGGATGGTTCATCCAGTGAAGTCGCTTTGGTTGGGAACGAGGGCTTGGTCGGCGTGTCCATTTTCATGGGTGGGGAAAGCATGCCCAGTAGTACGGAAGTGCAGTGCGCGGGGGCTGCCTACCGTCTCAGCCGCAAAGTCATGAAACAGGAGTTTTCGCTGGGAGGAAAGCTGCAGCATCTGGCGCTGCTGTATACGCAGGCATTGATCTCGCAAACCTCGCAAACCGCCGTTTGCAATCAACATCATTCCATCGAGCAACGGTTTTGCCGCTGGCTGTTGATGAGTATGGACCGCTTGCATGGCACCGAAGTCGTGATTACGCAGGAAATGATCTCGAACTTGCTCGGTGTGCGCCGGGAGAGCATCACCGAAACGGTAGGCCAGCTTCAGCGCGATGGCGCCGTCGAAAAAAGCACGCGAGGTCGGCTCAGCGTTTTGAACCGCGCCAAGCTCGAGAAGTGCGTGTGTGAATGCTATTCGGTCGTACAGGAGGAATACGACCGCTTGTTGCCATAA
- a CDS encoding extracellular catalytic domain type 1 short-chain-length polyhydroxyalkanoate depolymerase: protein MDERLLSQLQEATRLTSKGSLAEATALIQRALRKDLPEPPTAETGPGMEKDPIEGVFYVVDTPAPPQDEVFVDIAAGSDARSTFVEHGGHGFIDGTYSCAAGSRAYKLYIPGAYHGQPLPLIVMLHGCTQNPDDFAAGTQMNVVAENKHCFVLYPAQSSQANNSRCWNWFKETDQKPGRGEPAILAGMTQDIVHRYHIDPRRVFIAGLSAGGAMAVIMGTTYPGLYAAIGVHSGLPYGAATDMPSALQAMQQGKGGQGRRPQSEKGLPTIVFHGDHDKTVHPGNGEQLVKQAEFALQGTAQTSAQHARRSVQHGKIPRGHRYTVTVYHYPDGSPMIEHWLVHGSGHAWSGGNRKGSFTDAHGPNASEEMVRFFFAQPMN from the coding sequence ATGGATGAACGCTTGTTAAGCCAGTTGCAGGAAGCAACCCGTTTAACATCGAAAGGTAGTTTGGCGGAGGCAACTGCGCTGATTCAACGCGCCCTTCGTAAAGATTTGCCCGAGCCGCCGACAGCAGAGACAGGTCCTGGCATGGAAAAAGACCCTATCGAGGGTGTTTTCTATGTGGTCGATACCCCGGCGCCGCCGCAAGACGAGGTGTTTGTCGACATTGCTGCAGGAAGCGACGCGCGCAGTACTTTCGTCGAGCACGGGGGGCACGGTTTTATCGACGGCACCTACAGCTGTGCAGCCGGTAGCCGCGCCTACAAGCTCTATATACCGGGTGCGTATCACGGCCAGCCCTTGCCTTTGATCGTGATGCTGCACGGCTGTACGCAGAATCCGGATGACTTTGCCGCTGGTACGCAGATGAATGTGGTGGCAGAAAACAAGCACTGCTTTGTCCTTTATCCCGCCCAGTCCAGCCAGGCAAATAACAGCCGTTGCTGGAACTGGTTTAAAGAAACGGACCAGAAGCCGGGTAGGGGTGAGCCGGCCATTCTGGCGGGTATGACGCAAGATATCGTGCACCGTTACCACATTGATCCACGCCGGGTATTTATCGCCGGCCTGTCGGCGGGCGGCGCCATGGCCGTCATCATGGGCACCACTTATCCGGGCCTCTATGCGGCCATCGGCGTGCATTCCGGCCTCCCCTACGGCGCCGCAACCGATATGCCATCGGCGCTACAGGCCATGCAGCAGGGTAAAGGTGGTCAGGGACGGCGGCCGCAAAGCGAGAAAGGGCTGCCGACCATTGTGTTTCATGGCGACCACGATAAAACCGTGCATCCCGGGAATGGCGAGCAGCTGGTGAAGCAGGCTGAGTTTGCCTTGCAGGGGACCGCTCAGACATCGGCTCAACACGCACGCCGTTCGGTCCAACACGGCAAAATTCCGCGTGGGCATCGCTATACGGTCACGGTTTACCACTATCCGGATGGCAGTCCAATGATCGAACACTGGCTAGTACACGGGTCAGGACACGCATGGTCGGGCGGGAACCGGAAGGGCAGTTTTACAGATGCGCATGGCCCCAACGCTAGCGAGGAGATGGTTAGATTCTTCTTTGCTCAACCCATGAACTGA
- a CDS encoding YegJ family protein — protein MTKFVLAILLGIASLGAAADKIDDQIVNVSAEDRDMNLAIGRARRTLDKFLALYREPPEGAINFKLKVMLSDDNGVEHFWFIPFKEIKGGFAGVLANDPSIVNSVTAGQVYAFKREQITDWGYELNGKQIGSFTVCVLFKTMPKEEVARYKQDHGFVCEN, from the coding sequence ATGACGAAATTTGTATTGGCAATACTGTTGGGAATCGCAAGCCTCGGCGCGGCCGCCGACAAGATCGATGACCAGATAGTGAACGTGAGCGCCGAGGACAGGGACATGAACCTTGCCATCGGCCGGGCCAGGAGAACGCTGGACAAATTTTTGGCCTTGTATAGGGAACCCCCGGAAGGCGCGATCAATTTCAAATTGAAGGTGATGCTGTCGGACGACAACGGGGTTGAGCATTTTTGGTTTATTCCGTTCAAGGAAATCAAAGGCGGCTTTGCTGGCGTTCTTGCCAACGATCCGTCGATCGTCAATTCGGTAACTGCTGGCCAGGTCTATGCCTTCAAGCGCGAACAGATTACCGATTGGGGCTATGAGCTGAACGGAAAGCAGATAGGTAGCTTTACCGTTTGCGTCCTCTTCAAGACAATGCCGAAGGAAGAGGTTGCACGCTACAAGCAGGACCACGGCTTTGTGTGCGAAAACTAG
- a CDS encoding prepilin peptidase, which produces MIENIPSLAFAAASALLGAFFIPVLARLIPLRLEQSWRREVIESGKELAQPLDPGRFNITFIERIAIIASSLTISAIALDFGNLSTTTLVATFYFFAMLLLLAINLKHLLLPDVIVQSTLWVGLLYHALVGDPSNFVLGACVAYLAPYSLSLFVKFRTGKEFVGHGDLKCFAMAGAWFGVHSLPMLFLVFFTVSVALAIAEAFTVRASRLLPTGIAHVVSSVAVLAGGYIV; this is translated from the coding sequence GTGATCGAGAACATTCCGTCCCTCGCCTTCGCAGCAGCATCTGCGCTGCTCGGGGCATTTTTCATTCCGGTACTTGCTCGTCTCATCCCGCTGCGGCTTGAGCAATCGTGGAGGCGTGAAGTAATTGAATCGGGAAAGGAATTGGCGCAACCACTGGATCCAGGCAGATTCAATATCACATTCATTGAACGGATCGCAATAATTGCATCTTCCCTTACCATCTCGGCAATTGCACTCGATTTCGGCAACTTAAGCACGACGACGCTGGTAGCTACATTCTATTTTTTTGCAATGCTGCTGCTTCTGGCAATCAATCTGAAGCACTTATTGCTTCCTGATGTCATTGTTCAGTCAACGCTTTGGGTTGGCCTGTTATATCACGCGCTCGTGGGCGATCCATCAAACTTCGTCCTTGGTGCATGTGTAGCTTATCTAGCGCCCTATAGCCTATCCCTGTTTGTTAAGTTCCGAACCGGGAAGGAATTCGTCGGCCATGGGGATCTAAAGTGTTTCGCAATGGCTGGAGCATGGTTTGGCGTGCATTCGTTGCCAATGCTGTTCTTGGTCTTTTTTACGGTGTCCGTAGCTCTCGCCATAGCAGAAGCGTTCACTGTCCGCGCAAGTCGGCTGCTGCCGACCGGGATTGCACATGTAGTCTCATCAGTTGCAGTGTTGGCCGGGGGGTATATTGTCTAG
- a CDS encoding Ig-like domain-containing protein: protein MPIAPTVTAVAPTPNATAVPINTKIITAAFSKAMDPNTLTSTSFTLTCPATATQTGSVTYKALGSVASLTLANNLPARTTCTATITTGAKDTGGIALASNFSWTFTTGIDAAVDITAPTVSSIIPLANATGVALNSRITASFSEPMDPLTIDTNHFSLACPVGTPVAGTTGYTVSGNVATFIPNSPLPANITCTATITTGVRDVAANAMAAPFTWTFTTGTTGDTTAPTVTSTLPLLGANNVATNTQITATFSEAMAPLTFNSASFKLACPANTPVAGTVGYAVNSRVATFVPINPLPSGATCLATISTAVTDVAMNAMVMPYSWQFTIGVVADNTAPTLLSTFPAANATNVGTDTLVTVLFSEAMSPLTLTTTQFTLLNGNASVAGTVQYDATSHIATFTPLAPLMNSTTYTAQIYRGVTDVRGNELAIGPVPNNWTFTTAAAPVFEPAVPLGTVAPFGTFGGTAGMTNTGTLTLINGNIGTTATGTSAITGFHDTAGDIYTQTPANIGAVNGTIYTCTNSTTGPTSAGANAPACAIATQARLDAQTAYQALVAMPPGANPGGNLAGLTLTPGVYTAPSGSFLIQGGDLTLDAQGNANAVFVFQMSSTLGVGGPGAAFPQSIILTGGALAKNVYWQVGSAAIINAAGGGTMVGTIIAQSGVAFSTAGNTSILTLNGRALSLGAAITLVDTVINVPAP from the coding sequence GTGCCTATTGCCCCCACTGTAACGGCCGTCGCACCAACGCCCAATGCCACGGCGGTACCCATCAATACCAAGATCATCACCGCCGCCTTCAGCAAGGCGATGGACCCCAACACACTCACCAGTACCAGCTTTACGTTGACCTGCCCTGCCACCGCAACCCAAACAGGCAGCGTGACTTACAAAGCGCTAGGCAGCGTGGCCTCGTTAACGCTAGCCAACAATCTACCCGCCCGCACCACCTGTACCGCCACCATCACAACAGGCGCCAAAGACACCGGTGGCATCGCGTTGGCCAGCAACTTCAGCTGGACATTCACCACCGGCATCGATGCGGCGGTCGATATCACCGCACCAACCGTCAGCTCGATCATCCCCTTGGCAAACGCAACCGGCGTGGCGCTGAACTCCCGGATCACGGCCAGTTTTAGCGAGCCCATGGATCCACTCACCATCGACACCAACCACTTCAGCTTGGCCTGCCCGGTCGGTACACCTGTCGCCGGTACCACGGGTTATACGGTCAGCGGCAACGTTGCCACCTTCATACCCAATAGCCCACTGCCGGCCAACATCACCTGTACCGCAACAATCACTACGGGAGTCAGGGATGTGGCAGCCAATGCCATGGCTGCACCCTTTACCTGGACTTTCACTACCGGTACGACTGGCGATACGACTGCACCTACGGTGACCTCTACCCTGCCGCTGCTTGGCGCTAACAACGTCGCCACCAATACCCAGATAACCGCCACGTTTAGCGAAGCCATGGCGCCGCTTACCTTCAATTCCGCCAGTTTCAAGCTTGCCTGCCCGGCCAACACGCCGGTTGCCGGTACAGTCGGCTATGCGGTCAACAGCCGAGTGGCAACGTTTGTACCCATCAACCCCTTGCCATCAGGCGCTACCTGCTTGGCAACCATCAGCACCGCCGTGACCGATGTGGCCATGAACGCCATGGTCATGCCGTACTCCTGGCAATTCACGATTGGAGTAGTAGCAGACAACACCGCACCGACCCTGCTTTCCACCTTCCCAGCAGCGAATGCCACCAACGTTGGCACTGACACCCTTGTCACCGTGCTTTTCAGCGAGGCGATGTCGCCCCTGACGCTCACCACAACGCAATTCACCTTGCTCAACGGCAACGCATCGGTAGCAGGCACCGTTCAATACGATGCCACAAGCCACATCGCAACCTTTACGCCGCTGGCACCACTGATGAACAGCACCACTTACACGGCGCAGATTTACAGAGGCGTGACGGACGTAAGGGGTAACGAGCTGGCTATTGGGCCGGTACCCAATAACTGGACCTTCACGACCGCAGCAGCGCCTGTCTTTGAACCCGCCGTCCCGCTAGGCACCGTGGCGCCATTCGGTACCTTCGGCGGCACCGCCGGCATGACCAATACCGGTACCTTGACGCTGATCAACGGCAATATCGGCACCACTGCAACCGGCACGTCGGCAATCACCGGTTTTCACGATACCGCAGGGGACATCTACACCCAGACCCCAGCCAATATCGGTGCCGTTAACGGGACGATCTATACCTGCACCAACTCCACGACCGGCCCTACCTCGGCGGGGGCCAATGCCCCCGCCTGTGCCATCGCCACCCAAGCCAGACTGGATGCACAAACCGCCTACCAGGCGCTCGTAGCAATGCCTCCTGGCGCCAATCCCGGCGGCAATCTGGCTGGGCTCACCCTGACACCGGGCGTCTATACCGCGCCGAGCGGTTCCTTCCTGATCCAGGGTGGCGATCTGACCCTGGATGCGCAAGGCAATGCCAATGCAGTCTTTGTCTTTCAGATGTCCTCCACCCTGGGCGTGGGCGGTCCTGGAGCGGCCTTCCCGCAAAGCATCATTCTCACAGGTGGGGCATTGGCCAAGAACGTTTACTGGCAGGTGGGTAGCGCCGCCATCATCAATGCGGCCGGTGGCGGAACCATGGTTGGTACCATCATCGCCCAGTCCGGCGTTGCGTTCTCCACGGCTGGCAACACCTCGATCCTGACCTTGAATGGCCGGGCCTTGTCGCTAGGCGCTGCGATCACGCTGGTTGATACGGTGATCAACGTTCCTGCGCCATGA
- a CDS encoding OmpA family protein, which produces MQPISGPKAIGLLTLAIAVGQYAIADDAGWYAGFNAGQSRAKIDEARINSDLLGSGYTSTLIDSDNRSTGYKLFGGYQFSPYFAMEGGYFDLGKFGYTATTVPAGTLSGEIKLRGLNLDLVGLLPFTDRFAAFGRLGATSIRAKDRFSGTGSVVVLNPTPSKRDTLYKFGLGLQYAFTDSLGMRTELERYRINDAVGNRGDIDLISVGLLYRFGGKAPAPAAPIRQPEPVYVAPSPPPPVVMQRPPVPPPTPQKVSFSADSLFDFDKSTVKPEGKQALDKFSDGLKGNKLGIITVVGHTDRIGSHTYNQALSTRRAEAVKAHLVNSAGIPGDRIDARGVDGAEPVTKPDECPGLKKTRKLIICLQPDRRVEVTVSGTE; this is translated from the coding sequence ATGCAACCAATAAGCGGCCCCAAGGCCATAGGCTTGCTGACGCTGGCAATCGCAGTCGGCCAATATGCCATTGCTGACGATGCCGGCTGGTACGCCGGATTCAATGCCGGCCAGTCACGGGCAAAAATTGACGAAGCACGCATCAACAGTGATTTGCTGGGTAGCGGCTATACCAGCACCTTAATCGACAGCGATAACCGAAGTACGGGCTACAAGCTGTTTGGCGGCTATCAATTCAGCCCCTACTTTGCGATGGAGGGTGGTTATTTCGATCTCGGTAAGTTCGGTTATACCGCCACTACCGTGCCGGCTGGCACCCTGAGTGGCGAGATCAAACTGCGGGGCCTGAATCTCGATCTGGTCGGCTTGCTGCCTTTCACTGACCGGTTTGCCGCATTTGGCAGGCTGGGCGCTACCTCTATTCGCGCCAAGGATCGATTTAGCGGTACCGGCTCAGTCGTCGTGCTCAATCCGACCCCCAGCAAGCGCGATACGCTCTACAAATTTGGCTTGGGCCTGCAATATGCCTTTACCGACTCACTCGGCATGCGCACCGAGCTAGAGCGCTACCGTATCAACGACGCGGTAGGGAATCGTGGCGATATTGACTTGATCTCGGTTGGCCTGCTCTACCGCTTTGGTGGTAAAGCGCCAGCGCCGGCCGCACCCATACGGCAGCCTGAGCCCGTGTATGTCGCACCATCACCTCCCCCTCCCGTGGTGATGCAGCGTCCACCAGTGCCACCACCCACACCGCAAAAGGTGAGCTTCTCAGCCGATTCGCTGTTTGATTTTGATAAGTCCACCGTCAAACCCGAAGGCAAGCAGGCACTCGACAAATTTTCAGATGGTTTGAAGGGCAACAAGCTAGGCATCATAACGGTAGTCGGACACACCGACCGTATTGGTTCGCACACTTACAACCAAGCGCTCTCAACACGCCGCGCTGAAGCCGTCAAAGCCCATCTGGTTAACTCGGCCGGTATTCCGGGTGATCGGATCGATGCACGCGGGGTGGACGGTGCGGAACCCGTGACCAAGCCCGATGAGTGCCCTGGTTTGAAAAAGACCAGGAAACTAATCATCTGTTTACAACCAGACCGCCGGGTAGAAGTTACCGTTTCCGGTACGGAGTAA
- a CDS encoding ribonucleotide-diphosphate reductase subunit beta, with protein sequence MLSWDDNPDTQKTTDEPTAPQQPAAPRYSFESAPAVADFNTASVQAPTTSRISAVDKRIINGGTDVNQLVPFKYKWAWEKYLSSCANHWMPQEVNMQRDIELWKSPNGLTEDERRIVKRNLGFFVTADSLAANNIVLGTYRHITAPECRQFLLRQAFEEAIHTHAYQYIVESLGLDESEIFNAYHEIKSIRDKDDFLIPFIDTLTNPNFKTGTLEADQALLKSLIVFACMMEGIFFYVGFVQILSLGRQNKMTGAAEQYQYILRDESMHCTFGIDLINTIKLENPQLWTEEFKASLTSLFQKAVELEYAYAEDTMPRGVLGLNAPMFKEYLRFICNRRMQQIGLEAMFPGATNPFPWMSEMIDLKKEKNFFETRVIEYQSGGALSWD encoded by the coding sequence ATGCTGTCATGGGACGACAACCCCGATACGCAGAAAACCACCGACGAGCCGACTGCCCCTCAGCAGCCCGCCGCTCCCCGGTACTCGTTCGAATCTGCCCCGGCGGTAGCCGATTTCAACACGGCCAGCGTGCAAGCTCCCACCACCAGCCGCATCAGCGCGGTAGACAAGCGCATCATCAACGGCGGCACCGACGTCAACCAGCTGGTACCGTTCAAGTACAAGTGGGCCTGGGAGAAATACCTGTCCAGCTGCGCCAACCACTGGATGCCGCAAGAAGTGAATATGCAGCGCGATATCGAGCTGTGGAAGAGCCCCAACGGCCTGACCGAGGACGAGCGCCGCATCGTCAAGCGCAACCTGGGTTTCTTCGTCACCGCCGATAGCTTGGCCGCCAACAATATCGTACTGGGCACCTACCGCCATATCACCGCGCCGGAATGCCGCCAGTTCCTGCTGCGCCAGGCGTTCGAGGAAGCCATCCACACCCACGCCTACCAATACATCGTGGAAAGCCTGGGCCTGGACGAGTCGGAGATCTTCAACGCCTATCACGAGATCAAGTCCATCCGCGACAAGGATGATTTCCTGATCCCGTTTATCGACACCCTGACCAACCCCAACTTCAAGACCGGCACGCTCGAAGCCGACCAAGCCCTGCTCAAGAGCCTGATCGTGTTCGCCTGCATGATGGAAGGCATCTTCTTCTACGTGGGCTTCGTGCAGATCCTGTCGCTGGGCCGCCAGAACAAGATGACCGGCGCCGCCGAGCAGTACCAGTACATCCTGCGCGACGAATCGATGCACTGCACCTTCGGTATCGACCTGATCAACACCATCAAGCTGGAAAACCCGCAGCTATGGACCGAGGAATTCAAGGCCAGCCTCACGAGCCTGTTCCAGAAGGCGGTTGAGCTGGAATATGCTTACGCGGAGGACACCATGCCACGCGGTGTGTTGGGTCTGAATGCGCCGATGTTCAAGGAATACCTGCGCTTTATCTGTAATCGCCGGATGCAGCAGATCGGCCTGGAAGCGATGTTCCCGGGCGCGACCAATCCCTTCCCCTGGATGAGCGAGATGATTGATTTGAAGAAGGAGAAGAACTTCTTCGAGACGCGGGTGATTGAATATCAGAGTGGTGGGGCTTTGAGTTGGGATTGA
- a CDS encoding LysR family transcriptional regulator, whose amino-acid sequence MERFSQRVAGLEEFVRVAEARSFVRAAESLNLSTSGIAKAIRQLEARLGVRLLNRTTRQVSLTDDGATFYARAKQLLSDYADAEAELSAKEALRGLIRIEMPVVYGRLLFLPHLVKFLDRHPALRVDVRMSDHFVDLVAEGADLALRVGTLDSSDLVARPLGHVHLGTYAAPDYLARHGQPSHPDELAGHRLLAYTYPSGRVRKLLYQQAGKPMLIDALDAVALFNNGEAWTDAAMAGLGIAQLPTFHASAGVAAGKLVPILQGWDATDIPIHLVYPSRRYLPARVKALIDFVLNEVSRVE is encoded by the coding sequence ATGGAACGATTCAGCCAAAGGGTCGCCGGACTGGAAGAGTTCGTGCGGGTAGCCGAAGCACGCAGCTTTGTACGCGCGGCCGAAAGCCTGAACCTATCGACCTCCGGTATCGCCAAGGCCATCAGGCAACTGGAAGCCCGCCTGGGCGTACGGCTGCTGAACCGCACCACCCGCCAGGTCAGCCTGACCGATGACGGCGCCACCTTCTACGCCCGCGCCAAGCAGCTGCTAAGCGACTACGCCGATGCCGAGGCGGAGCTATCGGCCAAAGAAGCACTACGGGGCCTGATCCGCATCGAAATGCCGGTGGTCTACGGCCGTCTGCTATTCCTGCCGCACCTGGTCAAGTTCCTCGACCGCCATCCTGCGCTCAGGGTGGATGTGCGCATGAGCGACCACTTCGTCGACCTGGTCGCCGAGGGCGCGGACCTCGCCCTGCGCGTAGGGACACTGGACAGCTCCGACCTGGTCGCCCGCCCGCTCGGCCATGTCCACCTCGGCACCTATGCAGCACCGGACTACCTTGCCCGCCACGGCCAGCCAAGCCACCCGGACGAGCTGGCCGGGCATCGCCTGCTGGCCTACACCTATCCCTCCGGCCGGGTGCGCAAGCTGCTTTACCAGCAGGCAGGCAAGCCCATGCTGATCGACGCCCTCGATGCCGTCGCCCTGTTCAACAACGGCGAAGCGTGGACCGATGCCGCCATGGCGGGCCTGGGGATCGCCCAGCTGCCAACCTTCCATGCCAGTGCGGGCGTGGCGGCCGGCAAGCTGGTGCCCATACTGCAGGGGTGGGATGCGACCGATATTCCCATTCATCTGGTCTATCCGTCGCGGCGGTATCTGCCGGCCAGGGTGAAGGCGTTGATCGACTTTGTTTTGAACGAGGTGTCGAGGGTGGAGTAG
- a CDS encoding zinc-dependent alcohol dehydrogenase family protein, with the protein MKAIVAVEQGSPAVLQLVDLPMPKPGPGQVLVKVYASSVNPIDTKVRQFKLPMTPHQFPAILHGDFAGVIEAVADPVSRFRVGDEVFGFAGGIRGQHADLAGALAEYTVVDAELIALKPRSLGFREAAALPLVAATAWLALCDKVKLNKDTTVLVHGGTGGVGHVAIQLAKAAGAKVFTTVSSQAKGDIARSLGADVAINYRETPSDEILARHQLGDGFDVVFDTVGGAVLDQSFLLVRPGGDVITVMGASSHNLAPLYLRGANLHTVLVLSAMMYGRGREQQGRILDEVRHLVDTGRLKPLVDEERFDLARAADAHRKLEAGKALGKLVIDVQS; encoded by the coding sequence ATGAAAGCCATCGTCGCCGTCGAACAAGGTAGCCCCGCCGTCCTCCAACTGGTCGATCTGCCCATGCCCAAGCCGGGTCCTGGCCAAGTATTGGTCAAGGTCTACGCCAGCAGCGTCAATCCCATCGATACCAAGGTCCGCCAGTTCAAGCTGCCGATGACGCCGCACCAGTTCCCGGCCATATTGCATGGCGATTTCGCCGGGGTGATCGAAGCGGTGGCCGATCCGGTTTCGCGCTTTCGGGTGGGTGACGAAGTATTCGGTTTTGCGGGCGGTATTCGTGGCCAGCATGCCGACCTGGCCGGCGCCCTGGCCGAGTACACCGTGGTCGATGCCGAACTGATCGCGCTCAAGCCGCGCAGCCTGGGTTTCCGCGAAGCGGCCGCCCTGCCCCTGGTCGCCGCGACTGCTTGGCTGGCCTTGTGCGACAAGGTCAAGCTGAACAAGGACACGACGGTGCTGGTACACGGTGGTACCGGCGGCGTGGGCCATGTCGCCATCCAGTTGGCCAAGGCGGCCGGCGCCAAGGTTTTTACCACGGTGTCGTCGCAGGCCAAGGGCGATATCGCCCGCTCGCTGGGTGCCGATGTGGCCATCAATTACCGCGAGACGCCATCGGACGAGATCCTTGCCCGCCATCAGCTCGGCGATGGTTTCGACGTGGTATTCGATACGGTCGGCGGCGCGGTGCTGGACCAATCCTTCCTGCTGGTCCGCCCCGGTGGCGATGTGATCACGGTGATGGGTGCGAGCAGCCATAACCTGGCCCCGCTCTATCTGCGCGGCGCCAATCTGCACACCGTGTTGGTCCTCAGCGCCATGATGTATGGCCGCGGCCGCGAGCAGCAGGGCCGCATCCTGGACGAGGTCCGCCATCTGGTGGATACCGGCCGACTCAAACCCCTGGTCGATGAAGAAAGATTCGATCTGGCCCGGGCGGCGGATGCCCACCGCAAGTTGGAAGCGGGCAAGGCACTGGGCAAGCTGGTGATCGACGTGCAGTCATAA